From one Halothece sp. PCC 7418 genomic stretch:
- a CDS encoding succinate dehydrogenase cytochrome b subunit: protein MTAVTSRKIPSLIKKYLMAITGLGMVIFVFGHLLGNLQIFLSPQEINEYAYFLHDILPGEILWGLRIGLLFMVGVHIWMAILLKLENKAARPIGYVNNQWIQANSASRYMTHSGGIVLIYIIFHLLHFTVQTVHPAFGQLTYFLGNHLTQDVYAMMIYGFSSQFWYVSLFYIIGMGLLCWHLSHGASSLFQSLGLRNERTRYWLNRVALVYSIIVFIGFASIPSLVLVSETTDIQVVQAKTVLTQIQDWDGKETITIDYSDQ from the coding sequence ATGACTGCTGTTACTTCTCGCAAAATTCCTTCCCTCATCAAAAAATACTTAATGGCAATCACAGGCTTGGGAATGGTCATTTTTGTTTTTGGACATTTGCTAGGGAACTTACAAATCTTCTTATCCCCTCAAGAGATTAACGAGTATGCGTATTTCCTCCATGACATCCTTCCAGGGGAGATTCTGTGGGGACTTCGCATTGGACTGTTATTCATGGTCGGCGTTCACATCTGGATGGCGATTCTACTAAAACTTGAAAATAAAGCTGCGCGTCCCATTGGCTATGTCAATAATCAATGGATTCAAGCCAACAGTGCATCTCGTTACATGACCCACAGTGGCGGTATTGTGCTGATCTACATTATTTTTCATCTTCTCCACTTTACTGTTCAAACTGTACACCCCGCATTTGGACAACTCACTTATTTCCTCGGAAATCATCTCACTCAAGATGTGTACGCCATGATGATCTATGGCTTTTCCAGTCAGTTCTGGTATGTATCGCTTTTTTATATCATTGGTATGGGATTATTATGCTGGCATTTATCTCATGGTGCAAGTAGTCTGTTTCAAAGTTTAGGCTTACGAAATGAGCGCACCCGCTATTGGTTAAATCGCGTCGCTTTGGTTTATAGCATTATTGTTTTTATTGGTTTTGCGTCGATTCCTTCTTTAGTTTTGGTTTCTGAAACAACAGATATTCAAGTTGTCCAAGCAAAAACGGTTTTAACGCAAATTCAAGATTGGGATGGGAAGGAAACAATTACTATTGATTACAGTGACCAGTGA
- a CDS encoding fumarate reductase/succinate dehydrogenase flavoprotein subunit, which produces MRLESNIPTGSLADKWENHKFNLKLVNPSNKRKYHIIVVGTGLAGSSAAASLAEMGYQVSCFCYQDSPRRAHSIAAQGGINAAKNYQNDGDSVYRLFYDTIKGGDYRSREANVYRLAQVSVNIIDQMVAQGVPFAREYGGLLANRSFGGAQVSRTFYARGQTGQQLLLAAYQQLSRQIAAGQVKMYNRHEMLELVVVDGEAKGIITRNLVTGEIERWASDCVVLCTGGYGNVYFLSTNAQGCNVTAAYRAYRQGAGFANPCYTQIHPTCIPAQGDHQSKLTLMSESLRNDGRIWVPNDRAIALQIRKGELSPNDVPEAARDYYLERKYPSFGNLAPRDIASRAAKEVCDEGRGVAPTGFGVFLDFRDAINRVGEKTISERYGNLFDIYNRITGDTPYQTPMMIYPAVHYTMGGLWVDYNLQSNLPGLFVAGEANFSDHGANRLGASALMQGLADGYFVLPYTIGHYLAGTVGLSDAGKVKTDSPEFEIAEKAAQDKIKRLLANKTTGKASARYYHKQIGEIMWNQCGMSRSQDGLKQALSDIAALREEFWENVKVVGNENSFNQELERAGRVADFIEFGELMCRDALMREESCGSHFRVEHQFTEEDEEVKSGFLSAGEAKRNDEDYAFVGVWEYQGEKKEPTLQKEPLVYEEVKFSTRSYK; this is translated from the coding sequence ATGAGATTAGAGTCTAACATTCCCACAGGGTCTTTAGCGGATAAATGGGAGAATCACAAGTTTAACCTGAAGTTAGTAAACCCGTCTAACAAACGGAAATATCACATTATTGTTGTCGGAACAGGGTTAGCGGGATCGTCTGCTGCTGCATCTTTAGCTGAAATGGGCTATCAAGTCAGTTGCTTTTGCTATCAAGATAGTCCCCGTCGCGCCCACTCCATTGCAGCCCAAGGGGGGATTAATGCAGCGAAGAATTATCAAAATGATGGGGATTCAGTTTATCGGTTGTTTTACGACACGATTAAAGGTGGTGATTATCGTTCTCGGGAAGCCAATGTCTATCGCTTAGCACAAGTTAGTGTGAATATTATTGATCAAATGGTCGCCCAAGGTGTTCCTTTTGCCAGGGAATATGGCGGGTTATTAGCCAATCGTTCTTTTGGGGGGGCGCAAGTCAGTCGCACCTTTTACGCACGGGGACAAACGGGACAACAGCTTTTACTCGCAGCATATCAGCAGTTGAGTCGTCAGATTGCTGCGGGACAAGTGAAAATGTATAACCGCCATGAAATGCTGGAGTTGGTGGTGGTGGATGGAGAAGCAAAAGGGATTATTACCCGCAACTTAGTCACGGGCGAAATCGAACGTTGGGCGAGTGATTGTGTCGTGCTGTGTACGGGAGGTTATGGGAATGTTTATTTCCTCTCTACGAATGCACAAGGCTGTAATGTAACGGCTGCGTATCGGGCTTATCGTCAAGGGGCGGGGTTTGCGAATCCTTGTTATACTCAGATTCATCCCACCTGTATTCCCGCACAAGGGGATCATCAGTCGAAACTGACCCTCATGTCAGAGTCGCTACGAAATGATGGACGGATTTGGGTTCCGAACGATCGCGCGATCGCGCTGCAAATCCGCAAAGGTGAACTTTCCCCCAATGATGTCCCAGAAGCAGCCAGAGATTACTATTTAGAACGGAAATATCCCAGTTTCGGGAATCTTGCGCCCCGTGACATTGCTTCCCGTGCTGCGAAAGAAGTATGCGATGAAGGGCGAGGGGTTGCACCCACAGGCTTTGGCGTGTTTTTAGACTTTCGGGATGCGATTAATCGTGTTGGCGAAAAAACCATCTCGGAAAGATACGGAAACCTGTTTGACATCTACAACCGCATCACTGGCGATACCCCCTATCAAACGCCGATGATGATTTATCCTGCGGTTCACTACACCATGGGCGGTCTGTGGGTGGACTATAACTTACAAAGTAATCTCCCTGGACTTTTTGTCGCAGGAGAAGCCAACTTTTCCGATCATGGTGCAAACCGTCTCGGCGCATCCGCGTTGATGCAAGGGTTAGCGGATGGTTACTTTGTTTTACCTTACACCATTGGTCATTATCTCGCGGGAACGGTGGGGCTATCTGATGCGGGGAAAGTCAAAACCGATTCTCCAGAGTTTGAGATTGCAGAAAAAGCAGCCCAAGACAAAATAAAACGCCTACTTGCCAATAAAACCACAGGAAAAGCCAGCGCTCGTTACTATCATAAACAAATCGGTGAAATTATGTGGAATCAGTGCGGAATGAGTCGCTCTCAAGACGGTTTAAAACAAGCCCTCAGCGATATCGCTGCGCTGCGTGAGGAGTTTTGGGAAAATGTAAAAGTAGTGGGAAACGAAAACAGTTTCAATCAAGAATTGGAAAGAGCAGGGCGTGTGGCTGATTTCATTGAGTTTGGGGAATTAATGTGTCGAGATGCGCTGATGCGAGAAGAATCTTGTGGGAGTCATTTTCGCGTTGAACATCAATTTACAGAAGAAGATGAGGAAGTGAAAAGCGGTTTCTTGTCTGCTGGAGAAGCGAAACGAAATGATGAGGATTATGCGTTTGTTGGCGTTTGGGAGTATCAAGGAGAAAAAAAAGAACCCACGTTGCAAAAAGAGCCTTTGGTTTATGAGGAGGTTAAATTTTCAACGCGATCTTATAAGTAA
- a CDS encoding type II toxin-antitoxin system HicA family toxin: MSNEPSVTAKEFIKILKKLEFYLDRQKGSHAIYKNAQGRRVVVPIHSGKDLKKGTLLGMIQDTGIDKERFFELLQE, from the coding sequence ATGAGCAATGAACCCAGTGTTACCGCTAAAGAGTTTATCAAAATTTTGAAGAAACTAGAGTTTTATCTAGATCGTCAAAAGGGGAGTCATGCTATCTACAAGAATGCTCAAGGACGCAGAGTAGTTGTTCCCATTCATTCTGGAAAAGACCTCAAAAAAGGAACGCTTTTAGGAATGATTCAAGATACTGGCATCGACAAAGAAAGATTCTTTGAATTATTACAAGAGTAA
- a CDS encoding type II toxin-antitoxin system HicB family antitoxin: protein MENKSKQVYNYTVILEKEEDGGYHAFCPMLKGCHSQGDTYEETIENITEAIELYLESLMADNQPIPQEDLIVKPLTVSL, encoded by the coding sequence ATGGAAAATAAAAGCAAGCAGGTTTATAATTATACCGTTATTTTAGAAAAAGAAGAGGACGGAGGGTATCACGCTTTTTGTCCAATGCTAAAAGGGTGTCATTCTCAAGGAGATACCTATGAAGAAACAATTGAGAATATAACAGAAGCAATTGAATTATATTTGGAAAGTTTAATGGCGGATAATCAACCAATTCCTCAAGAAGATTTGATTGTTAAGCCTTTAACTGTTTCTTTATGA
- a CDS encoding succinate dehydrogenase/fumarate reductase iron-sulfur subunit yields the protein MHFTLNIWRQPNPNTNGEMVSYQLDQVSPDSSFLEMLDLLNEKLLEQGEDPVAFDHDCREGICGSCAMTINGIPPQKETTACQLYMRHFNDGDTITIEPWRAKPFPVIKDLVVDRAAFDELIQAGGFITARTGSAPEANETPIPKAVADEAMDAAACIACGACVATCKNASAMLFVGAKNAHLNRLPQGQPEKEQRVLNMIETMDRLGFGNCSNFGECQAVCPKGITLDVIAKLNRDYAIAQVRRFLSPKTQR from the coding sequence ATGCACTTCACATTAAACATTTGGCGACAACCCAACCCCAACACCAATGGAGAAATGGTAAGCTATCAACTCGATCAGGTGTCTCCCGATAGCTCTTTTTTAGAGATGTTAGACCTCCTCAATGAGAAACTTTTAGAGCAAGGAGAAGACCCTGTCGCCTTTGATCATGACTGTCGCGAAGGAATTTGTGGCAGTTGTGCGATGACAATTAATGGTATTCCTCCACAAAAGGAAACCACGGCTTGTCAGCTTTATATGCGCCATTTTAATGATGGGGATACGATTACGATTGAACCTTGGCGGGCAAAACCCTTTCCTGTGATTAAAGATCTGGTTGTCGATCGCGCTGCATTTGATGAGTTGATTCAAGCAGGAGGCTTTATTACCGCCCGTACAGGAAGTGCGCCCGAAGCCAATGAAACACCAATTCCGAAAGCGGTTGCTGATGAGGCGATGGATGCAGCAGCTTGTATTGCTTGTGGAGCCTGTGTGGCCACTTGTAAAAATGCCTCTGCAATGTTGTTTGTGGGAGCGAAAAATGCACACTTAAATCGCCTTCCTCAAGGACAACCCGAGAAAGAGCAACGGGTGCTGAATATGATAGAAACAATGGATCGCTTAGGATTTGGCAACTGTAGTAATTTTGGAGAATGCCAAGCGGTTTGTCCCAAAGGCATTACACTAGATGTGATTGCTAAGTTAAATCGAGATTACGCGATCGCGCAAGTCCGTCGTTTCCTGTCTCCGAAAACCCAACGTTGA
- a CDS encoding M23 family metallopeptidase — MVTSDRDRKTSLGGINLQLTKQRLKLKLLFLGLASISVLTILSILSQPPVKAQSMARNNVQTGQWLNASFPVENFQTYTSPFGYRQSPTTGRTQFHRGLDLAAPLGSYIRNWWGGTVSQLSDHTACGTMIVIQSGEWEHIYCHLKGRVEKTSTGLVLVDREGGIRLKQGQPVPTGTRIGRVGMTGRTTGPHLHWGLKYAGEYIDPGLVLRQMYQEQTARQ; from the coding sequence ATGGTGACAAGTGATAGAGATCGGAAAACTTCCCTTGGTGGGATTAACCTCCAGTTAACAAAACAACGTCTCAAACTAAAGTTACTGTTCTTGGGTCTTGCTAGCATTAGTGTTCTGACAATCTTGTCGATTTTGAGTCAACCGCCAGTCAAGGCTCAAAGCATGGCTCGGAATAATGTACAAACGGGACAATGGTTGAACGCTTCGTTTCCTGTAGAAAATTTCCAAACTTATACCTCTCCCTTTGGCTATCGTCAGTCCCCCACCACGGGAAGAACCCAGTTTCATCGCGGACTCGATTTAGCAGCCCCCTTGGGGAGTTATATTCGGAACTGGTGGGGGGGAACAGTCAGCCAACTCTCAGATCATACAGCCTGCGGAACAATGATTGTGATTCAATCTGGAGAGTGGGAACATATCTATTGCCATCTCAAAGGACGGGTGGAGAAAACCAGTACTGGGCTAGTTTTAGTGGATCGAGAAGGAGGAATCCGCTTAAAACAAGGTCAGCCAGTCCCCACAGGGACTCGCATTGGGCGTGTTGGCATGACAGGACGGACAACTGGACCTCATTTACACTGGGGGTTAAAGTATGCTGGAGAGTATATTGATCCAGGATTAGTGTTGCGACAAATGTATCAAGAACAAACCGCTCGGCAATAA
- a CDS encoding alpha/beta hydrolase, with protein MLRSLRHRSLHVLFSTASLLLCSLPAQAAENVYVSLGLLEVSVSVESLEKYAEDGTITQELAAYTRYLNAEQKQKLQEVLTVPAELDTIAIAQFLYSPQGEAVLRQFGDIIDTKARQGGFYAIRSALILAAADPEGLTLLNFLQHFPTDGLRINSGRGLELVNQLGEFIKQTDQTVALIEQQALETSLEAESTKATDFSRNLQSQGTFPYRRQSIDLVDRQRDPLQEVVTGLTTREIPTYLYLPQTATFERPPLIIISHGLGSDRSTYSYLAEHLASYGFAVATIEHPGSNARQLQSLLMGLKNEVSPPSELINRPKDIKFLLDYLERNYTTKINVNQVGILGQSYGAYTSLAVGGATINYEQVAQQCQTQETATVLNFSVLLQCQLLRLPRKDYNFNDSRIKAVFAINPLTSIIFGQDGLEKINVPTLLVTGSADTVTPALPEQIRPFAWLETPEKYLVLLKRGTHFSTLAEGTEEGIPVPKEAIGPDPAIAQNYIRALSTAFFKTHLANETNYKPYLSTEYTDEISRYPMPLFLLDSLPDQVIDNSD; from the coding sequence ATGCTTCGCTCTTTACGCCACCGATCGCTGCACGTTTTGTTCTCCACAGCGAGCTTGTTGTTGTGTTCCCTTCCCGCCCAAGCAGCCGAGAATGTTTATGTTTCTCTCGGACTACTGGAGGTTTCTGTTTCTGTAGAGTCCCTAGAAAAATATGCCGAAGACGGAACGATTACGCAAGAGTTAGCAGCTTATACCCGCTACTTGAATGCAGAACAAAAACAGAAGCTACAGGAAGTTTTAACGGTTCCTGCAGAATTAGATACCATCGCGATCGCGCAATTTTTATATTCTCCTCAAGGGGAAGCGGTTCTCAGACAATTTGGAGATATTATTGACACCAAAGCCAGACAAGGCGGATTCTATGCCATACGCTCGGCTCTCATCTTAGCAGCAGCCGATCCAGAAGGGTTAACCTTACTCAACTTCCTCCAACATTTTCCCACGGACGGCTTGCGTATTAATTCTGGGCGAGGCTTAGAACTGGTCAATCAACTCGGCGAGTTTATCAAACAAACCGACCAAACCGTTGCTCTGATTGAACAGCAGGCTTTAGAAACATCTCTCGAAGCTGAGAGCACCAAAGCCACCGACTTTTCTCGTAATCTTCAATCTCAGGGAACGTTTCCTTACCGCCGTCAAAGTATTGATTTAGTTGATCGCCAGCGCGACCCCTTACAAGAAGTCGTCACAGGCTTGACCACTCGGGAGATTCCCACCTATCTTTATCTTCCGCAAACAGCGACTTTTGAACGTCCCCCTTTAATTATTATTTCTCACGGACTGGGTTCAGATCGCAGTACCTATTCTTATCTGGCAGAACATCTCGCCTCTTACGGTTTTGCTGTTGCGACTATTGAACATCCTGGGAGTAATGCCCGTCAACTACAATCTCTGTTAATGGGACTGAAAAATGAAGTGAGCCCCCCTTCCGAATTAATTAATCGTCCCAAAGATATTAAATTTTTACTGGACTACTTAGAACGAAATTACACCACAAAAATCAATGTCAATCAAGTGGGAATTTTGGGACAATCTTATGGCGCATATACCAGCCTCGCTGTCGGAGGTGCAACCATTAACTATGAGCAAGTGGCTCAACAGTGCCAAACCCAAGAAACAGCCACAGTCTTGAACTTTTCCGTCTTACTACAATGTCAATTACTCCGTTTACCCCGAAAAGACTATAACTTTAATGACTCTAGAATCAAGGCAGTTTTTGCCATTAATCCTTTGACCAGCATCATTTTTGGTCAAGACGGGCTAGAAAAAATTAATGTTCCCACTTTACTGGTGACAGGGAGTGCAGATACAGTCACCCCTGCTTTACCAGAACAAATTCGTCCGTTTGCTTGGTTAGAAACGCCAGAAAAATATTTGGTCTTATTGAAACGAGGAACTCATTTTTCTACCCTTGCTGAAGGAACAGAAGAGGGGATTCCAGTTCCGAAAGAAGCCATTGGCCCCGATCCCGCGATCGCGCAAAATTATATTCGCGCCCTCAGCACTGCTTTTTTCAAAACCCATCTGGCAAATGAAACCAACTATAAACCCTATCTCAGTACAGAATACACCGACGAAATCAGCCGTTATCCCATGCCTCTGTTTTTACTCGATTCTCTCCCAGATCAGGTAATCGATAATTCTGATTAA
- a CDS encoding saccharopine dehydrogenase family protein gives MTKKVLIIGGTGSIGHRVAEDIQAQTQANVTVAGLQSSYNQDFPFLPFDLNNFDQLKPLISNFDLVVHCAGPFHHRDGRVLKTCIEAGINYIDVSDHRSFYFQATEYHQAAQQAGVTAILHTGVFPGISNLMAKKGVEALDQVESIHLNYLVAGSGGAGLTVMQTTFLGLQSPFSAWINGKWQEIIPYSEPETVQFEQYGEAEVYWFDVAETYTLTQSFPVNTVVTKFASLPSFYNDLTSLVAHRVPHSVLKNPLVREGLSWLSLGMARVTDRVSGVGIAVAVDVTGWQGGQKQRYRLNFSHHHTAIAAGMGAGSVAQLLLNQEMIQPGVWSIEQAVTTPQFEAMMKQRGLKINLI, from the coding sequence GTGACAAAAAAGGTATTGATCATTGGTGGAACTGGATCTATTGGTCATCGTGTTGCAGAGGATATTCAGGCGCAGACGCAAGCAAATGTCACTGTAGCTGGACTCCAATCTTCTTATAACCAAGATTTTCCTTTTTTACCGTTTGATTTGAACAATTTTGATCAACTTAAACCCCTGATTTCTAATTTTGATTTAGTGGTGCATTGTGCTGGTCCCTTTCACCATCGAGATGGTCGGGTTTTAAAGACCTGTATCGAAGCAGGAATCAATTATATTGATGTCAGCGATCATCGTTCATTTTATTTTCAGGCGACAGAGTATCATCAAGCAGCCCAACAAGCAGGAGTGACTGCGATTTTGCATACAGGGGTCTTTCCTGGAATTTCTAACTTGATGGCGAAAAAAGGAGTAGAAGCACTGGATCAAGTGGAATCTATTCATTTGAATTACTTAGTCGCGGGATCAGGAGGGGCGGGATTAACGGTAATGCAAACCACTTTTTTAGGGCTACAATCTCCCTTTTCCGCTTGGATTAATGGCAAATGGCAAGAGATTATTCCCTATAGTGAACCAGAGACAGTCCAATTTGAACAATACGGGGAAGCAGAGGTTTATTGGTTTGATGTTGCTGAAACTTATACCCTCACTCAATCTTTTCCAGTGAATACGGTTGTCACTAAGTTTGCTTCTCTTCCTAGTTTTTACAATGATTTAACCAGTCTGGTTGCCCATCGCGTCCCCCATTCTGTTTTGAAAAATCCCCTTGTGAGGGAAGGATTATCTTGGCTTAGCCTTGGCATGGCAAGAGTGACGGATCGGGTGAGTGGTGTCGGTATTGCTGTTGCTGTAGATGTAACGGGATGGCAAGGGGGACAAAAACAACGTTACCGACTCAATTTTTCTCATCATCATACCGCGATCGCTGCTGGGATGGGAGCAGGAAGTGTTGCCCAATTACTACTCAACCAAGAGATGATCCAACCAGGTGTTTGGTCAATTGAACAGGCTGTGACCACCCCTCAGTTTGAAGCGATGATGAAGCAACGGGGACTTAAGATTAATTTGATTTGA
- a CDS encoding PHP domain-containing protein: MPTTYFPGQSQLSLQGQDTPTLKAIWETINADSCPHYYNFHLHTICSDGQLDPKALIQQALEINLQGLAITDHHTVKGYRMARQYLESYGNFSSFPQLWTGVEITSILMETEVHILGYGFNPEHPTILPYLRGQSPKGVAASAKNVINAIHEADGLVVLAHPERYRRPAKELIPAGVALGIDGVETYYAYKNTIPWRPSAEETMEVKALSQQYDLFNTCGTDTHGLDLLQRV, encoded by the coding sequence ATGCCGACTACTTATTTTCCTGGTCAATCACAATTATCCTTGCAAGGGCAAGATACGCCAACCCTGAAAGCAATCTGGGAAACGATTAATGCAGATAGTTGCCCTCATTACTATAACTTCCATTTGCACACAATTTGTTCTGATGGACAGTTAGACCCCAAAGCCCTAATTCAACAGGCTTTAGAGATCAACTTGCAAGGACTCGCGATTACTGATCATCATACCGTTAAGGGTTATCGGATGGCTCGTCAGTATCTTGAAAGCTATGGCAATTTTTCTTCTTTCCCTCAACTTTGGACAGGCGTAGAAATCACCTCCATCCTCATGGAAACTGAAGTTCATATTTTAGGGTATGGCTTTAATCCGGAACATCCGACCATACTTCCCTATTTAAGGGGACAGAGTCCGAAGGGAGTGGCTGCGAGTGCTAAAAATGTTATCAACGCCATTCATGAAGCAGACGGATTAGTCGTTTTAGCGCATCCTGAACGTTATCGCCGTCCCGCAAAAGAGTTAATCCCAGCAGGAGTCGCCCTCGGGATTGATGGTGTGGAAACCTATTATGCTTATAAAAATACCATCCCCTGGCGACCCAGTGCAGAGGAAACGATGGAAGTGAAAGCATTAAGCCAACAGTATGATCTGTTTAATACTTGTGGGACAGACACTCATGGGTTGGATTTATTGCAACGAGTTTAA
- the cydB gene encoding cytochrome d ubiquinol oxidase subunit II, producing METLAYFLPQVWFVILALFLFLYVTLDGFDLGVGILSITSSNEERRGLLMTSLSNVWDANETWLVLMGGALFGAYPLAYSTILSALYIPIWLMVFGFIFRAVAFEFREHSENKFFWNAAFGLGSLLATVGQGFALGGVLIGINVDESGHFIGGIWDWLSLPSILVTLTLIQGYVLSGSTYLVMKTEGALQQTHYRTAKIAAVTTLIGAVLITITTPIFLEEARSRLFDPPFLYIFATIPVLGAFFIWQLLRSLNQQQERAPFVWTILVFLLSFLGLGIIVFPYIIPRSITVYQAAADPSALVFMLTFIGFLIPIMLAYNIYQYVVFRGKVRSSNYTEPVRKSSV from the coding sequence ATGGAAACTCTCGCTTATTTTTTACCGCAAGTTTGGTTCGTCATTTTGGCGTTATTTCTCTTCCTTTATGTCACCCTCGATGGCTTTGACTTAGGGGTAGGGATTCTTTCCATTACCTCTTCTAACGAGGAACGCCGTGGCTTATTAATGACCAGTTTAAGTAACGTTTGGGATGCAAACGAAACCTGGCTTGTCTTGATGGGAGGCGCGTTATTTGGGGCGTATCCCTTAGCGTACAGCACGATTTTAAGCGCGTTATACATCCCGATTTGGCTGATGGTCTTTGGCTTTATTTTCCGTGCGGTTGCGTTTGAATTTCGCGAACATTCTGAGAATAAATTTTTCTGGAATGCTGCGTTTGGTTTAGGGAGTTTACTCGCCACCGTCGGACAAGGCTTTGCTTTAGGCGGTGTCTTAATCGGAATTAATGTCGATGAAAGCGGACACTTTATTGGCGGAATTTGGGATTGGTTAAGTTTACCCTCGATTCTCGTTACCCTAACTTTGATTCAAGGGTATGTCTTAAGTGGATCGACTTATTTGGTGATGAAAACGGAAGGGGCGTTGCAACAAACCCACTATCGCACAGCTAAAATTGCTGCAGTTACCACCTTAATCGGTGCAGTCTTAATCACCATTACCACGCCCATTTTCTTAGAAGAAGCGCGATCGCGCCTCTTTGATCCCCCCTTTCTTTACATTTTTGCCACCATTCCTGTTTTAGGAGCATTTTTCATCTGGCAACTGTTACGCAGCCTTAATCAACAACAAGAACGTGCGCCCTTTGTTTGGACAATTTTAGTCTTCTTGCTGTCTTTTTTAGGTTTAGGGATTATTGTCTTTCCCTACATTATTCCCCGTTCCATTACCGTCTATCAAGCTGCTGCTGACCCCAGTGCTTTGGTGTTTATGCTGACATTTATTGGTTTTTTAATTCCGATTATGTTGGCATATAACATCTATCAGTACGTGGTCTTTCGCGGTAAAGTTAGAAGTAGTAATTACACAGAGCCAGTCAGAAAGTCATCGGTTTGA
- a CDS encoding cytochrome ubiquinol oxidase subunit I, with protein MDFLSDSVSLSRMQFAITAIFHMLWPVLTTGMSIYLVVVEGMWLKTRNPDYYYHARFWSKLYVLNFGIGVASGVPMEFQFGTNWAPFSEAVGDFFGSILGFEASMAFMLEAGFLGIMLFGWGRVPPVIHYMGTIMVAFGANLSTFWIITANSWLQTPAGGELVDGKFVVTDYFQAIFNPFMVNSVLHMFFATLETSLFVIGGISAWYILNRNQRYQQFFTRSFKIILAVAIAVAPLQIYIGHLSGEQVYHKQPTKMAAMEAQWETAPGGQPADWSLVAIPNSKAERNDWEISIPNGLGYILELKPNLSEPVKGLKEWKPEDRPKMVGLIYYSFRIMVGIGFFLAGLMGITVIQWLRGKLAPAQIANQKWLMLGWIFSAPLGYIAIESGWIVRCVGRQPWTMYEEIRTVDAASNLPAQEILTSLAAFTGVYTLLFISALYFGSRIIRQGPNFDLPIPKETLEPTPVEHTPDRRPVEN; from the coding sequence ATGGATTTTTTATCAGACTCAGTTTCGCTCTCACGGATGCAATTTGCCATAACTGCAATTTTTCATATGTTATGGCCCGTGTTGACAACTGGAATGTCAATTTATTTAGTGGTTGTTGAGGGAATGTGGCTCAAAACCCGCAACCCAGACTACTACTATCATGCTCGGTTTTGGTCAAAGCTGTATGTTCTAAATTTCGGGATTGGAGTCGCCAGTGGCGTTCCCATGGAATTTCAGTTTGGCACAAACTGGGCCCCATTTTCCGAAGCAGTAGGTGACTTTTTCGGGAGTATTCTTGGGTTTGAAGCCTCAATGGCGTTCATGCTAGAAGCGGGGTTTCTCGGAATTATGCTGTTTGGTTGGGGTCGTGTTCCTCCTGTCATTCACTACATGGGAACAATTATGGTCGCTTTTGGCGCGAACTTATCGACCTTTTGGATTATTACCGCCAATTCTTGGTTACAAACCCCTGCTGGTGGCGAATTAGTGGATGGAAAATTTGTTGTCACCGATTATTTCCAAGCTATTTTTAATCCCTTCATGGTCAATAGTGTACTGCATATGTTCTTTGCCACACTGGAGACTTCTCTATTTGTGATTGGGGGAATTAGTGCTTGGTATATCCTGAACCGAAATCAACGTTATCAACAGTTCTTTACCCGATCCTTTAAGATTATTCTTGCTGTCGCGATCGCGGTCGCGCCCTTACAAATCTATATCGGACACCTCAGTGGGGAACAAGTCTATCATAAACAGCCCACAAAAATGGCAGCCATGGAAGCGCAATGGGAAACCGCCCCTGGCGGACAACCCGCAGATTGGAGTTTAGTGGCGATTCCGAACTCAAAAGCAGAACGGAATGACTGGGAAATTTCAATTCCCAATGGTTTAGGCTATATCCTCGAATTAAAACCCAATTTATCGGAACCCGTCAAAGGCTTAAAAGAATGGAAACCTGAAGATCGTCCGAAAATGGTGGGATTGATTTACTACTCATTTCGGATCATGGTGGGGATTGGTTTCTTCCTTGCGGGATTAATGGGAATTACCGTCATCCAATGGTTACGAGGAAAACTCGCACCCGCACAAATTGCCAATCAAAAATGGTTAATGTTGGGTTGGATATTTTCCGCCCCTTTAGGATATATCGCCATTGAATCGGGTTGGATTGTCCGTTGTGTCGGACGACAACCGTGGACGATGTATGAAGAAATTCGCACCGTTGATGCTGCTTCCAATTTACCCGCCCAAGAGATTCTCACCTCTCTAGCAGCCTTTACAGGAGTCTATACGCTTCTGTTTATCTCCGCCCTCTATTTCGGGAGTCGGATTATCCGCCAAGGGCCCAACTTTGACTTACCGATTCCAAAAGAAACCTTAGAACCGACACCCGTTGAACATACTCCAGACCGCCGTCCCGTGGAAAATTAA